GACGGCTGGCAGGTCCCCGGGCCGGAGTCCGAGGACCCGACACGCACCATGACCGGCGAGACACAGGAGCGTTGGCTGCTGAACGGCTGGCGGCAGTCCCGCGCGATCTGGAACGTGGTGCCGCAGCAGGTGACGTTCGCGCAGCGCCGTGACGTGCCCCGGCCGGACTTCAAGCTGTCGATGGACGGCTGGGACGGCTACCCGGCCTCCCGCAGGCGGATCCTGGACGGCGCCGAGGCGGCCGGCCTCGACAATCTGATGGTGCTCACCGGCGACGTGCACGTCGGCTACGGCTTCGACCTCAAGGCCGACTTCAACGACCCCGGCTCCCGCACCGTCGGCACCGAGATCGTCGCCACGTCCATCGCCAGCGGCAAGGACGGCGCTGACAAGCCGGCCAACTGGGACAACCTCACCACCGCCAATCCGCACATGAAGTTCTACAACGGGCGGCGCGGCTATGTGACCGTCACGCTCGGCAGGCAGGAGGCGCGCGCCGACTTCAAGACGGTGTCCGCCGTCACGACACCCGGCGCGCCCCTCTCGACGGCCGGGTCCTTCGTGACGGAGGCCGGTGACCCTGGTCTCAAGCCCGTCTGACACACGTCAGTTGACGGACAGTCGGTTCGTGAACTGACGAGCCGTCAAGAAGGCTCGTCCACCGGGTAGCGGACGCCGACGCGGTCACGTACCGCGTCGAGCGTCCGCATCACCGCCAGACTGCCCTCCAGCGGCACCAGCGGCGACTGGGTCTCGCCGGCCCGCAGACACCGCGTCACCTCGGCCGCCTCGTGCTGCATGCCCTCCAACGGGCTCTCCACCGTGTGCTGTTCGGGATCACGCCCGTCCCGGCGGAGCACAAAGGAGTCCGGCGCGAAGAAGCCGCTCGGCAGCTCGATCCGGCCCGCCGTGCCGGTCACCGTCGCCGTCGACGGAGTCGCGGCCGTCACGGAACAGCTCAGCAGCGCCGTCGCGCCGGACTCCCAGCCCAGCAGCATCCCCGTGTTGAGATCCACGCCCTCGGGGGAGAGGAGAGCGTCGGCCTGTACGCGGTCGGGCTCGCCCAGGATCAGCTGCGCGAACGACACGGGGTAGACCCCGAGGTCCAGCAGCGCGCCGCCGCCGAGCGCCGGATCGCGCAGCCGGTGCTCCGGACCGAAGGGGCCCTGGAGCCCGAAGTCCGCCTGGATCGTGCGGACTTCGCCGATGGCGCCGTCCGCGATCAGCTCCGTCATGCGCCGGACGACCGGACTGCAGTACATCCACATGGCTTCCATCAGGAAGAGATCCCGCTCACGCGCGAGCGCCACCAGCTCACGCGCCTCGCGCGAGTTGAGTGTGAACGCCTTCTCGCAGAGAACCGCCTTTCCCGCCTCCAGGGCCAGCCCCGCGGCGGCGCGGTGCGCGGAGTGCGGCGTCGCGACGTACACCACGTCCACCTCCGGGTCGGCGACGAGCCCGGCCCAGTCGCCGTACGCCCGCGGGATGTCGAACCGGTCGGCGAACGCCTTCGCCGACGCCTCACCGCGCGAGGCCACGGCGACGACCTCGGCGCCCGGCAGACTCCCCACGTCCCCGGCGAACCTCGCCGCGATCCCGCCCGTCGCCAGGACGCCCCAGCGCACCGGGCGCCCGCCGCCGGCCTCGCCCGCTCCGCCGTCTCCGTCACGTTCCGCCGTCATAAATGCCCCTTACACAAAAAAGGTCACGACCACTCGGCCCGAGCTGAGAGCATAGGGAGGGTTTCAACTACATGGAGATGCGAATGCCGGACGGC
This window of the Streptomyces niveus genome carries:
- a CDS encoding Gfo/Idh/MocA family protein, with amino-acid sequence MTAERDGDGGAGEAGGGRPVRWGVLATGGIAARFAGDVGSLPGAEVVAVASRGEASAKAFADRFDIPRAYGDWAGLVADPEVDVVYVATPHSAHRAAAGLALEAGKAVLCEKAFTLNSREARELVALARERDLFLMEAMWMYCSPVVRRMTELIADGAIGEVRTIQADFGLQGPFGPEHRLRDPALGGGALLDLGVYPVSFAQLILGEPDRVQADALLSPEGVDLNTGMLLGWESGATALLSCSVTAATPSTATVTGTAGRIELPSGFFAPDSFVLRRDGRDPEQHTVESPLEGMQHEAAEVTRCLRAGETQSPLVPLEGSLAVMRTLDAVRDRVGVRYPVDEPS